In Altererythrobacter rubellus, the following are encoded in one genomic region:
- the secB gene encoding protein-export chaperone SecB encodes MADEGDILTDLDNPNPAAGGNGADNLPTAGIITQYVKDLSVENPNAPASFQWTEKPQIDLQFNIGANKVSDEVTEVELKVNVTAKTSQGNSYLVELVYCGLVGIRNVPEEQAHAFMFAEAPRLLFPFARAVIADAVREAGFQPLMMDPIDFNGLYVQQLQAKRAQEGAAGDATPAAPEGNA; translated from the coding sequence ATGGCCGATGAAGGCGACATCCTGACAGACCTCGACAACCCCAATCCAGCTGCTGGCGGCAATGGCGCAGACAACCTGCCGACCGCCGGGATCATCACGCAATATGTGAAGGATCTGTCTGTCGAGAACCCGAACGCACCTGCATCTTTCCAATGGACCGAAAAGCCGCAGATCGATCTGCAGTTCAACATTGGTGCCAACAAGGTCAGCGACGAAGTGACCGAAGTTGAGCTCAAAGTGAACGTCACAGCCAAGACATCACAGGGCAATTCGTACCTTGTCGAGCTGGTTTATTGCGGCCTGGTTGGCATTCGCAATGTGCCCGAGGAACAGGCACACGCTTTCATGTTTGCGGAAGCTCCGCGGCTGTTGTTCCCGTTTGCGCGCGCAGTGATTGCAGATGCGGTTCGCGAAGCCGGCTTCCAACCGTTGATGATGGATCCGATCGATTTCAACGGCCTCTATGTCCAGCAGCTGCAAGCCAAGCGTGCTCAGGAAGGGGCAGCGGGCGATGCAACTCCTGCCGCGCCTGAAGGCAACGCGTAA